The Fervidobacterium gondwanense DSM 13020 genome has a segment encoding these proteins:
- a CDS encoding ABC transporter substrate-binding protein, whose amino-acid sequence MSFKRLFGSLVVLFLVCTVAFAAVEITFWHGLARDPDKSSIDKIIAAFEKENPGIKVKVVIVPAAETDSTKLLTAVAAGTGPDLVYIDRFTVPQRAAYDVLEPIDNYLKQLGVNVADFLKQFYPFAVEECMFNGKYYALPFDTDVRVMLYNKKLLKAAGFERPPTNVYDMIKIAEKLTKEGKKGKYDTVGFIPWYAQGWPYTWIFAFEGKVFDEKTGKFVFATDPGVIEAFKWQKSWADRFGYEALNAFGSLQIGDLTPFTAGKLAMLVDGNWTISGIKLFAPKDFEFSIAGIPTKSGKNVTWAGGWSVAIPKGAKRPLEAAKLALYIATKGQVTYSVDTLHLPTYKPAVSELLKVDPSQKVFVDLLEDAKCRPPLPVGALLWDKLVEARDMVLTGKKTVEQALKDAQDAVQREYDKIMAKQK is encoded by the coding sequence ATGAGTTTTAAACGATTGTTCGGAAGTTTGGTTGTTCTGTTTCTCGTCTGTACGGTAGCGTTTGCTGCTGTAGAAATTACTTTCTGGCATGGTTTGGCCAGAGATCCTGACAAGAGTAGTATTGACAAAATCATCGCAGCATTTGAGAAAGAGAATCCAGGGATAAAGGTTAAAGTTGTTATAGTCCCTGCAGCCGAAACAGATTCAACGAAGTTGCTTACAGCGGTTGCTGCCGGTACCGGTCCAGATTTGGTTTACATCGACCGCTTTACAGTTCCTCAGAGGGCAGCATACGATGTGCTTGAGCCAATTGATAACTACCTGAAGCAACTCGGAGTGAATGTAGCAGATTTCTTAAAGCAGTTCTATCCATTTGCTGTTGAAGAGTGTATGTTTAATGGTAAGTACTACGCACTTCCATTTGATACTGATGTTAGGGTTATGCTTTACAATAAGAAGTTACTTAAAGCAGCCGGCTTTGAAAGACCACCGACAAACGTTTACGATATGATAAAGATAGCAGAGAAACTTACAAAAGAAGGTAAAAAGGGTAAGTACGATACGGTAGGGTTTATTCCTTGGTACGCTCAAGGCTGGCCCTACACATGGATATTTGCCTTTGAAGGAAAAGTGTTCGATGAAAAGACAGGAAAGTTTGTTTTTGCAACAGATCCTGGGGTAATCGAAGCATTTAAATGGCAAAAGTCATGGGCGGATAGGTTCGGGTATGAAGCTTTGAACGCATTTGGTTCTCTTCAAATTGGTGATTTGACACCGTTTACCGCTGGAAAGCTTGCAATGCTTGTTGATGGTAACTGGACTATATCCGGAATAAAATTGTTCGCTCCTAAGGATTTTGAATTTTCAATAGCTGGTATACCAACGAAATCTGGTAAGAATGTAACATGGGCTGGCGGATGGAGTGTTGCAATTCCAAAAGGTGCTAAGAGACCACTTGAAGCAGCGAAGCTTGCTTTGTATATAGCAACAAAAGGTCAAGTGACATATAGCGTTGATACTCTGCATCTACCAACCTATAAGCCTGCAGTAAGCGAACTTCTAAAGGTTGACCCATCGCAGAAGGTTTTCGTTGACTTACTTGAAGACGCAAAGTGTAGACCTCCTCTTCCAGTTGGTGCGTTGCTCTGGGATAAACTTGTTGAAGCACGGGATATGGTATTGACGGGAAAGAAAACCGTTGAACAGGCTTTGAAAGATGCACAAGATGCTGTTCAACGTGAGTATGACAAGATAATGGCAAAACAAAAATAG